A genomic stretch from Haloarchaeobius amylolyticus includes:
- a CDS encoding TrmB family transcriptional regulator, translating to MDDRDLTDRLERLGLSEKEIDTYLTILDHGEAKASTIAQDAGVSKRYVYSVSEKLEERGFVEVNDHAVPTLIRANPPEEVIERLTTELRSLGPDLAERWNRVTEEQREFEVIKARATVLKRIREFLSTAEDEVTLSIPASVLPEIEDELRETVDRDVLVFLILTGAESSAADVGDEDDPVASVVRVWEERAPVLFTVDTRLGVFAPYDLLARSNTGEQAVAIAQEQLVPILVGSFFGNYWPVAEEAVVAEPEPLPVTYQGFRHAVFAATRYRNKGIELVATVEAKAVPGDGEVETLRGRVVEVHQTLVTPVVKSSIAVENSLVLAVEDDGEVTEVSIGGPGAFIEDYEAQSVRLEAAE from the coding sequence ATGGACGACAGGGACCTGACCGACCGGCTGGAACGACTCGGCCTCTCCGAGAAGGAGATAGACACCTACCTCACCATCCTCGACCACGGGGAGGCGAAGGCGAGCACCATCGCACAGGACGCGGGCGTCTCGAAGCGCTACGTCTACAGCGTGAGCGAGAAACTGGAAGAGCGCGGCTTCGTCGAGGTGAACGACCACGCCGTCCCGACGCTCATCCGGGCGAACCCGCCCGAGGAGGTCATCGAGCGCCTCACGACCGAGTTGCGCTCGCTGGGGCCCGACCTCGCCGAGCGCTGGAACCGCGTCACCGAGGAGCAACGCGAGTTCGAGGTCATCAAGGCCCGCGCGACGGTACTCAAGCGCATCCGGGAGTTCCTCTCGACCGCCGAGGACGAGGTGACGCTCTCGATTCCGGCCAGCGTCCTGCCCGAGATCGAGGACGAACTCCGGGAGACGGTCGACCGCGACGTGCTCGTCTTCCTCATCCTGACTGGCGCGGAGTCGTCGGCCGCCGACGTCGGCGACGAGGACGACCCCGTCGCGAGCGTCGTCCGGGTGTGGGAGGAGCGCGCCCCGGTGCTGTTCACGGTCGACACCCGCCTCGGCGTGTTCGCGCCCTACGACCTGCTGGCCCGGTCGAACACCGGCGAGCAGGCGGTCGCCATCGCACAGGAACAGCTCGTCCCCATCCTCGTCGGCTCGTTCTTCGGCAACTACTGGCCCGTCGCCGAGGAGGCCGTCGTCGCCGAACCCGAGCCGCTGCCGGTCACCTACCAGGGCTTCCGGCACGCGGTCTTCGCCGCGACGCGCTACCGCAACAAGGGCATCGAACTGGTCGCGACGGTGGAGGCGAAGGCGGTCCCGGGCGACGGCGAGGTCGAGACGCTCCGGGGGCGTGTCGTCGAGGTCCACCAGACGCTGGTCACGCCCGTCGTGAAGAGCTCCATCGCGGTCGAGAACTCGCTGGTCCTCGCGGTCGAGGACGACGGCGAGGTCACCGAGGTCTCCATCGGTGGCCCCGGCGCGTTCATCGAGGACTACGAGGCGCAGTCGGTGCGGCTCGAAGCGGCGGAGTAG
- a CDS encoding succinylglutamate desuccinylase/aspartoacylase family protein, translated as MQRRTFLRRALAGLAATAVGFGGLGGFGGRDETMATAQPAADDRTRGTLLPGTTYETPVVTIDGGQPGPTAVVVGGLHGDERSGYRAAGAVAEWSFEAGTVVVLPRANQPAIRRGTRENDNGDLNRQFTPGEEPATKLARAIWSLVEEHDPDVVLDLHRSRGIYRLHPRNVGQAIFPTAAGDATANAEATCTHLNETQVPWSMPLHDFTTGPAMGGGSPLLAHKVGAELGTPAYVVETTTFLTDLGTRVDWTTAAAEHLLAQHGLDRQPPARANT; from the coding sequence ATGCAACGACGGACGTTTCTGCGACGGGCACTCGCCGGACTCGCAGCGACCGCTGTCGGCTTCGGCGGGCTCGGCGGGTTCGGCGGTCGTGACGAGACGATGGCGACCGCCCAGCCAGCCGCGGACGACCGCACCCGCGGGACACTGCTCCCCGGGACGACGTACGAGACGCCGGTGGTGACCATCGACGGCGGCCAGCCGGGCCCGACCGCGGTCGTGGTCGGTGGGCTCCACGGCGACGAACGCAGCGGCTACCGGGCCGCCGGGGCCGTCGCCGAGTGGTCGTTCGAGGCAGGGACCGTGGTGGTCCTCCCGCGAGCCAACCAGCCGGCCATCAGGCGGGGGACCCGCGAGAACGACAACGGGGACCTGAACCGCCAGTTCACGCCCGGCGAGGAGCCCGCGACGAAGCTCGCCCGTGCCATCTGGTCGCTGGTCGAGGAGCACGACCCCGACGTGGTGCTCGACCTCCATCGCTCGCGTGGCATCTACCGGCTCCACCCGCGGAACGTGGGGCAGGCCATCTTCCCGACGGCGGCGGGCGACGCGACCGCCAACGCCGAGGCGACCTGCACCCACCTGAACGAGACGCAGGTCCCGTGGTCGATGCCACTCCACGACTTCACGACCGGGCCCGCGATGGGCGGCGGGTCGCCCCTGCTCGCCCACAAGGTCGGCGCCGAGCTCGGGACGCCGGCGTACGTCGTCGAGACGACCACGTTCCTCACCGACCTCGGCACCCGGGTCGACTGGACGACGGCCGCGGCCGAACACCTGCTCGCACAGCACGGTCTCGACCGACAGCCACCGGCGAGGGCCAACACGTGA
- a CDS encoding alpha/beta hydrolase yields MSSGVHQDQPLASAGAPLAVADGAVVMCHGRGASARSMLAMADEFLEHGVAFLAPQAQRGTWYPNSFMAPIESNEPYLTSALQAVEDAVETAREAGIPYDRIALMGFSQGACLASEYVARNARRYGGLMALSGGVIGPEGTPRDYEGSLEGTPVFLGCSDVDPHIPLERVEETTQVFERLDADVTERIYQGMGHTVNEDEIEHVRDIVAGLVDSDGDDGEDGSDGPKAADEGEN; encoded by the coding sequence GTGAGTTCCGGCGTCCACCAGGACCAGCCACTCGCCAGCGCGGGCGCCCCACTCGCGGTCGCCGACGGCGCGGTGGTCATGTGCCACGGCCGCGGCGCGAGCGCCCGCAGCATGCTCGCGATGGCCGACGAGTTCCTCGAACACGGCGTCGCGTTCCTCGCTCCGCAGGCCCAGCGCGGCACCTGGTACCCGAACTCGTTCATGGCCCCCATCGAGTCGAACGAGCCCTACCTCACCTCGGCGCTGCAGGCCGTCGAGGACGCCGTCGAGACGGCGAGAGAGGCGGGCATCCCGTACGACCGCATCGCACTCATGGGCTTCTCGCAGGGGGCCTGCCTCGCCAGCGAGTACGTCGCCCGGAACGCCCGGCGCTACGGCGGCCTGATGGCGCTCTCGGGCGGGGTCATCGGACCCGAGGGCACGCCCCGCGACTACGAGGGGTCGCTCGAGGGGACGCCGGTGTTCCTCGGGTGCAGCGACGTGGACCCGCACATCCCACTCGAACGGGTCGAAGAGACGACGCAGGTGTTCGAGCGCCTCGATGCCGACGTGACCGAGCGCATCTACCAGGGGATGGGCCACACGGTCAACGAAGACGAGATCGAGCACGTCCGCGACATCGTCGCGGGGCTGGTCGACAGCGACGGCGACGACGGTGAGGACGGTTCGGACGGCCCGAAGGCAGCCGACGAGGGTGAGAACTGA
- a CDS encoding ring-cleaving dioxygenase: MQTDGIHHVTAVASDPQRNVDFYTEVLGLRLVKRTVNFDDTSTYHLYYGDETGTPGTILTFFPFDGGQQGQPGKGQATATAFAIPEGAVDYWLDRFATLDVDHDEPLSRFDETVVPFRDHDGQPMELVATDTDDATDLEPWTESPVPAEYAIRGFHGVTLHSMDPDVTGSVLETLGYERAAESDDRVRYRVGGDRASVVDVFRGVGGRGVPGAGTVHHVAFRVPDDAAQEAIAADLDEIGLYVTEQKDRNYFRSIYFREPGGVLFEVATDDPGFTVDEPAETLGTELRLPAWLEDDREQLEASLPSLSAPEVTSE, encoded by the coding sequence ATGCAGACAGACGGTATCCACCACGTCACCGCGGTCGCCAGCGACCCCCAGCGGAACGTGGACTTCTACACCGAGGTCCTCGGGCTGCGGCTGGTCAAGCGGACCGTGAACTTCGACGACACGTCGACGTACCACCTCTACTACGGCGACGAGACGGGCACGCCGGGGACCATCCTGACGTTCTTCCCCTTCGACGGCGGCCAGCAGGGCCAGCCCGGGAAGGGACAGGCGACGGCCACCGCGTTCGCCATCCCCGAAGGCGCGGTCGACTACTGGCTCGACCGGTTCGCGACGCTGGACGTCGACCACGACGAGCCCCTGTCGCGCTTCGACGAGACGGTCGTCCCCTTCCGCGACCACGACGGCCAGCCGATGGAACTCGTCGCGACCGACACCGACGACGCCACCGACCTCGAGCCCTGGACCGAGAGCCCGGTCCCTGCCGAGTACGCCATCCGCGGGTTCCACGGTGTCACCCTGCACTCGATGGACCCAGACGTGACCGGGTCGGTCCTCGAGACCCTCGGCTACGAGCGCGCCGCCGAGAGCGACGACCGGGTCCGCTACCGCGTCGGCGGCGACCGCGCCAGCGTCGTCGACGTCTTCCGTGGCGTCGGCGGCCGCGGGGTCCCCGGCGCGGGCACGGTCCACCACGTCGCCTTCCGGGTGCCCGACGACGCGGCACAGGAGGCCATCGCGGCCGACCTCGACGAGATCGGCCTGTACGTCACCGAGCAGAAGGACCGCAACTACTTCCGGTCCATCTACTTCCGCGAGCCCGGCGGGGTGCTGTTCGAGGTCGCCACCGACGACCCCGGGTTCACCGTCGACGAACCGGCCGAGACCCTGGGGACCGAACTCAGGCTCCCGGCGTGGCTCGAGGACGACCGCGAGCAACTGGAGGCGAGCCTGCCCTCGCTCTCCGCCCCGGAGGTGACGAGCGAGTGA
- a CDS encoding NAD(P)/FAD-dependent oxidoreductase, giving the protein MKVAVLGAGYAGVTLTKKLEKSLPADVEVVLVNDTDDHLVQHELHRVVRRPAVADFITVPLSDVVDRATVRIGRVTDVDTDARTVQFADDSSLSYDVAAVCLGAETAYYDLPGVEEHSTPLKRLEDAHEIREEFMELVEDGPAGGRVVVGGAGLSGIQVAGELAELADETGADVTVTVLEQLDSVAPAFPENFQRAVHDALVARGVEVRTNAAVTEATADTLELADGQSLDYDQLVWTGGIRGPDALHGERPVVRSNLRLDGTTFVVGDAAKVVDDAGTAVPASAQAAIREARVAGKNVERLVSHLRDGDAGDFQPRLERYTFDSPGWLVTVGNGAVAQVGPSVFTGRGALTLKTTVGAGYLSSVGAVEEAVDLVNEELGIAPHEEA; this is encoded by the coding sequence ATGAAGGTCGCCGTACTCGGTGCCGGCTACGCTGGCGTCACCCTCACCAAGAAGTTAGAGAAGTCCCTGCCCGCCGACGTGGAGGTCGTGCTCGTCAACGACACCGACGACCACCTCGTCCAGCACGAGTTGCACCGGGTCGTCCGCCGCCCGGCCGTCGCCGACTTCATCACGGTCCCACTCTCCGACGTGGTCGACCGGGCGACGGTCCGCATCGGCCGGGTCACCGACGTCGACACCGACGCCCGGACCGTCCAGTTCGCGGACGACTCCTCGCTCTCCTACGACGTGGCCGCGGTCTGCCTCGGCGCGGAGACCGCCTACTACGACCTGCCGGGCGTCGAAGAACACTCGACACCCCTGAAGCGCCTCGAGGACGCCCACGAGATCCGCGAGGAGTTCATGGAACTGGTCGAGGACGGCCCGGCAGGTGGCCGGGTCGTCGTCGGCGGGGCCGGCCTCTCGGGCATCCAGGTCGCCGGGGAACTCGCCGAACTCGCCGACGAGACGGGCGCCGACGTGACCGTCACGGTCCTCGAACAGCTCGACAGCGTCGCGCCCGCCTTCCCGGAGAACTTCCAGCGGGCGGTCCACGACGCACTCGTCGCCCGGGGCGTCGAGGTCCGGACGAACGCGGCCGTGACCGAGGCGACAGCCGACACGCTCGAACTGGCCGACGGGCAGTCGCTCGACTACGACCAGCTCGTCTGGACCGGCGGCATCCGCGGCCCCGACGCCCTCCACGGCGAGCGCCCGGTCGTCCGGAGCAACCTGCGACTCGACGGGACAACCTTCGTCGTCGGGGACGCGGCGAAGGTCGTCGACGACGCGGGCACGGCCGTCCCGGCCAGCGCGCAGGCGGCAATCCGGGAGGCCCGGGTCGCCGGGAAGAACGTCGAGCGGCTCGTCTCGCACCTGCGAGACGGCGACGCCGGCGACTTCCAGCCCCGGCTGGAGCGTTACACCTTCGACTCGCCGGGCTGGCTCGTCACGGTCGGGAACGGCGCGGTCGCACAGGTCGGCCCGAGCGTCTTCACCGGGCGCGGAGCGCTGACGCTGAAGACGACCGTCGGCGCCGGCTACCTCTCCTCGGTCGGGGCCGTCGAGGAGGCGGTCGATCTCGTGAACGAGGAACTCGGCATCGCCCCCCACGAAGAGGCCTGA
- the nucS gene encoding endonuclease NucS: MTTERHHAPDAETVERVVREGLRDGAMVSVMAECEVEYDGRSGGYLGPGDRMVVCKPDGTLLVHRPSGHKPVNWMPGGATIKVEIDEGEGDGDEPADAGAPLLYARRSNPNEYLRVYLHDPYLLTRFDADDPVEYQERGTEAEMHEYIERNPETALEPGIRIVEHERETKYGFVDFFAKDESGVPVVVEVKRRQATLNNFDQLKRYIELYRESNPEVRGMLVAPSASDRVKRALRDNDMEFVRLAEFDVETREASEKTLSDFL, translated from the coding sequence ATGACGACGGAACGACACCACGCGCCCGACGCCGAGACGGTCGAGCGCGTCGTACGCGAGGGGCTCCGCGACGGGGCCATGGTCTCGGTCATGGCCGAGTGCGAGGTCGAGTACGACGGTCGCAGCGGCGGCTACCTCGGTCCCGGCGACCGCATGGTGGTCTGCAAGCCCGACGGCACCCTGCTCGTCCACCGGCCCTCGGGGCACAAGCCGGTGAACTGGATGCCCGGCGGCGCGACCATCAAGGTCGAGATCGACGAGGGCGAGGGGGACGGCGACGAGCCGGCCGACGCGGGCGCGCCCCTGCTCTACGCCCGGCGGTCGAACCCCAACGAGTACCTGCGCGTCTACCTCCACGACCCGTACCTCCTCACCAGGTTCGACGCCGACGACCCCGTCGAGTACCAGGAGCGCGGCACCGAGGCCGAGATGCACGAGTACATCGAGCGCAACCCCGAGACCGCGCTGGAGCCCGGCATCCGCATCGTCGAGCACGAGCGCGAGACGAAGTACGGCTTCGTCGACTTCTTCGCGAAGGACGAGTCGGGCGTTCCGGTCGTCGTCGAGGTCAAGCGCCGGCAGGCGACGCTGAACAACTTCGACCAGCTCAAACGGTACATCGAGCTGTACCGCGAGTCGAACCCCGAGGTCCGCGGGATGCTCGTCGCGCCGTCGGCCAGCGACCGGGTGAAGCGGGCACTGCGGGACAACGACATGGAGTTCGTCCGGCTCGCCGAGTTCGACGTGGAGACGCGCGAGGCGAGCGAGAAGACGCTCTCGGACTTCCTCTGA
- a CDS encoding ABC transporter permease, with protein MTTVRRVRSEFVAAWHSFLRRRVAVFFTFFFPVLLIGIFGALVQTNPAGGGLFAEDPAYYVPGYLAVVVLQTPLSRMGSEVARYREGSRFEKLATTPLSRAEWLAAHTLVNTVIIAIAGFVLLVLTVLLTGATVTFSPLILAFVPLGVVCFCGVGSLLGSFADSQDGAITAANAIGLPLLFLSETFVPPSMLPDWFHPIVALSPLTYFAHGLRQAIWAGAESGTVVLGLDAVQSLAVLAVLAVVFFALGARAIPRAD; from the coding sequence ATGACGACGGTGAGACGCGTCCGCTCGGAGTTCGTCGCGGCGTGGCACTCGTTCCTGCGCCGCCGCGTGGCAGTGTTCTTCACGTTCTTCTTCCCGGTGTTGCTCATCGGCATCTTCGGGGCGCTCGTACAGACGAACCCGGCCGGCGGCGGCCTGTTCGCCGAGGACCCGGCGTACTACGTGCCGGGCTACCTCGCGGTGGTCGTCCTGCAGACGCCGCTGTCGCGCATGGGCTCGGAGGTCGCCCGCTACCGCGAGGGCAGCCGGTTCGAGAAACTGGCGACGACGCCGCTCTCGCGGGCGGAGTGGCTCGCCGCCCACACGCTCGTGAACACCGTCATCATCGCCATCGCCGGCTTCGTCCTGCTCGTGCTGACGGTGCTGCTGACGGGCGCGACCGTCACGTTCTCGCCGCTCATCCTCGCGTTCGTCCCCCTCGGCGTGGTCTGCTTCTGCGGGGTCGGCTCCCTGCTCGGGAGCTTCGCCGACTCGCAGGACGGTGCCATCACCGCGGCGAACGCCATCGGGCTCCCCCTGCTGTTCCTCTCGGAGACGTTCGTCCCGCCGAGCATGCTCCCCGACTGGTTCCACCCCATCGTCGCGCTCTCGCCGCTGACGTACTTCGCTCACGGCCTGCGACAGGCCATCTGGGCGGGCGCGGAGTCCGGGACCGTGGTACTCGGACTCGACGCGGTCCAGTCGCTGGCGGTGCTCGCGGTGCTCGCGGTCGTCTTCTTCGCGCTGGGTGCCCGGGCGATTCCGCGGGCGGACTGA
- a CDS encoding ABC transporter ATP-binding protein: MTDAIVADGLRKAYDETVALDGVSFAVGAGDVFALIGPNGAGKTTLVRALTGSVAPDSGTAKLLGSAPEAVSKERLGVLPQSFAPPARLSAREVVSYYAGLYDDPRDVDEILREVGVADAADTWYENLSGGQQRRVCLGATLVNDPDVLFLDEPTTGIDPAGRRTLWDRIESLAAGGTTVFLTTHDMAEAERLADRVGLLSDGELVAVGTPQELVRAHGGDRRLTVTVDGDVTAAAAVLGAWSHRTAGNQVVLEGFDPQAIGDVVDALDDAGVAYTELSWAEPDLEDVYLSLTGEAFEGRTSVPVESPAD; this comes from the coding sequence ATGACCGACGCGATAGTCGCCGACGGCCTCCGGAAGGCGTACGACGAGACGGTCGCGCTCGACGGCGTCTCCTTCGCCGTCGGCGCGGGCGACGTGTTCGCGCTCATCGGGCCGAACGGGGCCGGCAAGACCACGCTCGTCCGGGCGCTGACCGGGTCGGTCGCACCGGATTCGGGGACGGCGAAGTTGCTCGGGTCGGCCCCCGAGGCGGTCTCGAAGGAGCGCCTCGGCGTGCTCCCGCAGTCGTTCGCGCCGCCGGCGCGGCTCTCGGCGCGCGAGGTCGTCTCGTACTACGCCGGGCTGTACGACGACCCGCGGGACGTCGACGAGATTCTCAGGGAGGTCGGCGTCGCGGACGCGGCCGACACGTGGTACGAGAACCTCTCGGGCGGCCAGCAGCGCCGGGTCTGCCTCGGCGCGACGCTCGTCAACGACCCCGACGTGCTGTTCCTCGACGAGCCGACGACCGGCATCGACCCGGCGGGCCGGCGCACCCTCTGGGACCGCATCGAATCGCTGGCCGCCGGCGGGACGACCGTCTTCCTGACCACCCACGACATGGCCGAGGCGGAACGCCTCGCGGACCGGGTCGGCCTGCTCTCCGACGGGGAACTGGTCGCGGTCGGGACGCCGCAGGAACTCGTCCGGGCCCACGGTGGCGACCGCCGGCTCACCGTCACGGTCGACGGGGACGTGACGGCAGCAGCAGCGGTGCTCGGTGCCTGGAGCCATCGAACCGCCGGCAACCAGGTGGTCCTGGAGGGGTTCGACCCGCAGGCCATCGGCGACGTGGTCGACGCGCTCGACGACGCCGGCGTCGCCTACACCGAACTCTCGTGGGCGGAACCGGACCTCGAGGACGTCTACCTCTCGCTCACCGGCGAGGCGTTCGAGGGGCGCACCTCGGTCCCGGTGGAGTCGCCTGCCGACTGA
- a CDS encoding winged helix-turn-helix transcriptional regulator, which yields MATSSDENPNAAACPVIDSLEQIGSQWRLVVLHDLQGGEKRFNELKRSTDASSRTLSRVLDDLQEMGFVDRRLEEDAPVATYYSLTEKGESLCPVFDAIGEWAEEWISTEGGDEDETAPERVETDGGSTAGTE from the coding sequence ATGGCGACGAGTTCCGACGAGAACCCCAACGCGGCTGCCTGTCCCGTCATCGACTCCCTCGAACAGATCGGTTCGCAGTGGCGACTCGTCGTCCTGCACGACCTGCAGGGCGGTGAGAAGCGCTTCAACGAGCTCAAGCGCTCGACCGACGCGAGTTCGCGCACCCTCTCGCGGGTGCTCGACGACCTCCAGGAGATGGGGTTCGTCGACCGCCGGCTGGAGGAGGACGCCCCCGTCGCGACCTACTACTCGCTGACCGAGAAGGGCGAGTCGCTCTGCCCGGTGTTCGACGCCATCGGCGAGTGGGCCGAGGAGTGGATCTCGACCGAGGGCGGCGACGAGGACGAGACCGCCCCCGAGCGCGTCGAGACCGACGGCGGCTCGACGGCCGGGACCGAATGA
- a CDS encoding SCO family protein, translating into MQRRTFLTSAAAVGSIGGLAGCLGSVGLGDDTPNVALPDPDRPYESSDVAFPAWGQEIPDVTLTAPIADREVALREVDQPALLTFFYSHCKTVCPLLISAMRNVHVHARNEGYADAVSFLPVTFDPERDDAARLQTYSEKMNVDTATGNWHYLRPASTARAKAVVEDQFGVGFQRTEPEDMDMYMFAHSSLTLLVNADGYVERAYTAKSPDEDVIIDDLATVRAA; encoded by the coding sequence ATGCAACGGCGGACCTTCCTCACCTCGGCGGCCGCGGTCGGGAGCATCGGCGGCCTCGCGGGCTGCCTGGGCTCTGTCGGACTCGGCGACGACACCCCGAACGTCGCCCTCCCCGACCCGGACCGCCCCTACGAGAGCAGCGACGTGGCGTTCCCCGCGTGGGGCCAGGAGATTCCCGACGTGACGCTCACGGCCCCCATCGCCGACCGCGAGGTCGCCCTGCGCGAGGTCGACCAGCCCGCGCTGCTCACGTTCTTCTACAGCCACTGCAAGACCGTCTGTCCCCTCCTCATCTCCGCCATGCGGAACGTGCACGTCCACGCCAGGAACGAGGGCTACGCCGACGCGGTGTCGTTCCTCCCGGTGACCTTCGACCCGGAACGAGACGACGCTGCCCGCCTGCAGACCTACAGCGAGAAGATGAACGTCGACACCGCGACGGGGAACTGGCACTACCTCCGTCCCGCCTCGACGGCCCGCGCGAAGGCGGTCGTCGAGGACCAGTTCGGCGTCGGCTTCCAGCGGACCGAACCCGAGGACATGGACATGTACATGTTCGCCCACTCCTCGCTCACCCTGCTCGTCAACGCCGACGGCTACGTCGAGCGCGCCTACACCGCGAAGTCGCCCGACGAGGATGTCATCATCGACGACCTCGCGACGGTGAGAGCGGCGTGA
- a CDS encoding VOC family protein, whose product MTGHDDESRPETGTADGPPPVTGLHHVSALSGDPQTVVDFFADVLGLRLVKRTVNYEDQFAHHVYFGDGAGSLGSLLTLFPSNAGPDGRVGPPQPGATALAVPPDSLDYWGGRLADHGVEVTRFSRFDEQGLAFEAPDGLPLELVGVPSASVAEAAVWDAGPVPAEHAIRGLHGTTLLSPAPYQTARVLEHFGYDLAGETDDRVRYRASGERATVVDLSLRGAGDGAPGGFGRDGKGTVHHVAFSVPDRDAVLAWHRRLRDLGLEPTRVKDRTYFQSLYVREPGGIRFELASAGPGLTVDEPESDLGGSLQLPRWVEDDRDEIEKRLPPVEWPDR is encoded by the coding sequence GTGACTGGACACGACGACGAGTCCCGGCCGGAGACCGGGACGGCGGACGGGCCGCCGCCGGTCACCGGGCTCCACCACGTCTCCGCGCTCTCGGGTGACCCCCAGACAGTCGTCGACTTCTTCGCCGACGTGCTCGGCCTGCGCCTCGTCAAGCGCACCGTGAACTACGAGGACCAGTTCGCCCACCACGTCTACTTCGGTGACGGGGCCGGGAGCCTCGGTTCCCTGCTCACGCTGTTCCCGTCCAACGCCGGCCCCGACGGGCGGGTCGGGCCGCCTCAGCCCGGTGCCACCGCGCTGGCGGTGCCCCCGGACTCGCTCGACTACTGGGGCGGTCGGCTCGCCGACCACGGTGTCGAGGTGACCCGGTTCTCGCGCTTCGACGAGCAGGGCCTCGCGTTCGAGGCTCCCGACGGGCTCCCGCTGGAACTCGTCGGTGTGCCGAGCGCGAGCGTAGCCGAGGCCGCGGTCTGGGATGCCGGGCCGGTCCCGGCCGAGCACGCGATTCGGGGCCTCCACGGGACGACGTTGCTCTCACCCGCGCCCTACCAGACCGCCCGCGTCCTCGAACACTTCGGGTACGACCTCGCGGGCGAGACCGACGACCGGGTTCGCTACCGGGCGTCCGGGGAGCGCGCGACCGTGGTCGACCTGTCGCTCCGGGGAGCCGGCGACGGCGCGCCGGGCGGGTTCGGCCGTGACGGGAAGGGGACCGTCCACCACGTCGCCTTCAGCGTGCCAGACCGCGACGCCGTGCTGGCGTGGCACCGCCGGCTGCGCGACCTCGGGCTGGAGCCGACCCGCGTCAAGGACCGGACGTACTTCCAGTCGCTGTACGTCCGCGAACCGGGCGGCATCCGGTTCGAACTGGCCTCCGCCGGGCCGGGCCTGACGGTCGACGAACCCGAGAGCGACCTCGGCGGCTCCCTCCAGCTCCCCCGCTGGGTCGAGGACGACCGCGACGAGATCGAGAAGCGGCTGCCGCCGGTCGAGTGGCCGGACCGCTGA
- a CDS encoding DICT sensory domain-containing protein, which produces MTTKPLGRIVGETDLQSKTLHACNVTDESALATVSRFLSKHEVEKVKDKTASGQPRDTLVLQSDGRFVAANSIQTVARFASRDDQPSDRAEIPAVIQHLDGTRFRSYDKRRMIMASRNVEFRAWNDGEGTLHSGFQQLSKVDFQRNVYRNLSRSDLDVHVYGQADWERPDDLDLTVHASDAKEVTKHWWVVYDGNGRDDRKAALLAQETGDNEFYGFWTYDARTTDEVLDRLAAMG; this is translated from the coding sequence ATGACTACGAAACCACTCGGGCGCATCGTCGGCGAGACGGACCTCCAATCGAAGACGTTGCACGCCTGCAACGTGACCGACGAGAGCGCGCTGGCCACCGTGAGTCGGTTCCTCTCGAAGCACGAGGTGGAGAAGGTCAAGGACAAGACGGCGTCTGGCCAGCCCAGGGACACCCTCGTGTTGCAGTCCGACGGGCGATTCGTCGCCGCGAACTCGATCCAGACGGTCGCCCGGTTCGCCAGCCGGGACGACCAGCCGTCGGACCGTGCGGAGATTCCCGCCGTCATCCAGCATCTGGACGGGACGCGCTTCCGGTCGTACGACAAGCGTCGGATGATCATGGCGTCGCGCAACGTCGAGTTCCGGGCGTGGAACGATGGGGAGGGGACCCTCCACTCGGGGTTCCAGCAGCTCTCGAAGGTCGACTTCCAGCGGAACGTCTACCGGAACCTCTCCCGGAGCGACCTCGACGTCCACGTCTACGGGCAGGCCGACTGGGAGCGCCCGGACGACCTCGACCTCACCGTCCACGCGAGCGACGCGAAGGAGGTCACGAAGCACTGGTGGGTCGTCTACGACGGGAACGGTCGCGACGACCGCAAGGCTGCGCTGCTCGCCCAGGAGACCGGCGACAACGAGTTCTACGGGTTCTGGACCTACGACGCCCGGACGACCGACGAGGTCCTCGACCGGCTCGCGGCGATGGGGTAG